Proteins encoded within one genomic window of Plasmodium cynomolgi strain B DNA, chromosome 11, whole genome shotgun sequence:
- a CDS encoding hypothetical protein (putative), with the protein MGFLLLYSIICWLLMGSVVSIYDDNFAFTFKEVNRVHTVKSDVLKFEIELLLSFNTEMTAKEFFLTALIPAKNLRVLAFQREDDKAVQENVEIRLNKEAAGEKDPCDYLITSKMYLLKLSSEELKKFKIYRYPFANKEKPPPVPPQYEYSEESLKNFFPSEGTIYPSNYFLKISVEVAKGGFSSDGIWIFALAEKNNTRTGNQECTIYSNELAEVFLPMATHNDLFLLYCNSATNAELLNLVPDLRKSFDVKIFATKAFYGAEGVKYTIQMSLGEIAAALKLGRNLRRRFLRSHQVVIHLKMPPDLCYANSCFSTNKEDPCRNVKAGHFEQCAYTFRNYEFVLKSSEGQVVQDQVEVLLENINHPLINLESDKNWTINLLTVDSSNFAISQEHKEILQRVSNDVCSKKFIQKFVNVHADIVTWMNSHLAVVPTPKLTPLVVEPTDQHGLLEDPLLVQLKLRFPETHLFSKCTVELKTIHSFASVTSRSEHRLDRYNMKLMLPNSAFKPVHYDQHRLYVQKKAIRNNDLVRFALNVTKYNSRDYWRITIGCLNSENKYIREAQALFTYPIENKKMFLSDLYFGEKLANNTYLFYLNVFLFDEKEVEIKLSLQDGSTPLVARPPTAIQTKDKTHLTDTCDAYVHTSCYDLVYHECSKEHQTILYKINSYRSTNKHFTVLFPLVIPEGEKKFTLQITVETKKNAKRVQKDIHVDIDHIVSHNGKAPCVNNLITTLRKYQSYESHLFLLFRAVNCYRVYEPFLINHHKSEGFHAKTDSSQYGDKFTFQKTYRQTFPVNYESVSQLIFDHHLISVITIILIDDAFFLNSRIPNGETEIVKFFKKKILSLPYNKYYLVNYSNQNVLISMYTYVDVEEVKIDIVQKSSDIQHVVAALDKAISFAEYVKSKETHYMHTEYSILLLTDMEGMDTVRAATSQYVKNENDVEKNFSRIYVLSFEKGEDFSNNDILNESIQNVQHMYTYNTKKTDHIFFTSFHNYTVDEELMVHYAKAALQDYLLLHTQIYKTAWYLIGICRYNVVKNSPPTRKLHLFYVDKNVKTVTYSISADEAKSVLDNSSADSYQDMCNIFTQLQLLGHR; encoded by the exons ATGGGGTTCCTACTTCTTTATTCGATTATATGTTGGCTGCTAATGGGAAGCGTCGTCTCCATCTACGACGACAACTTTGCGTTCACGTTTAAGGAGGTGAATAGG GTCCACACTGTCAAAAGTGACGTCCTCAAATTTGAAATAGAACTTCTTCTGTCCTTCAACACGGAAATGACTGCAAAGGAATTTTTCTTAACGGCGTTGATCCCTGCCA AAAACCTACGCGTGTTGGCCTTCCAAAGAGAAGACGACAAAGCGGTGCAggaaaatgtagaaattcGCCTGAACAAGGAAGCTGCGGGAGAAAAAG ACCCATGTGATTATCTAATCACGTCGAAGATGTACCTTCTGAAGCTCTCCTCAGAGgagcttaaaaaattcaaaatttatCGCTACCCCTTTGCGAACAAAGAGAAGCCCCCACCTGTCCCCCCCCAATATGAATACTCAGAGGAATCGCTAA AAAACTTCTTCCCCAGCGAAGGAACGATATACCCCTCAAactactttttaaaaatctccGTGGAGGTTGCCAAGGGCGGGTTCAGCTCGGATGGCATTTG GATTTTCGCCCTAGCCGAAAAGAACAACACTAGGACGGGGAACCAAGAGTGCACAATTTACTCGAATGAGTTGGCCGAGGTGTTTCTCCCGATGGCCACCCACAACGACCTCTTCCTCTTGTACTGCAACAGCGCCACCAACGCGGAG CTACTCAACTTAGTTCCAGACTTGAGAAAAAGCTTCGACGTCAAAATATTCGCCACCAAAGCGTTTTATGGAGCCGAGGGGGTGAAGTACACCATTCAAATGAGCTTAGGCGAAATTGCTGCTGCGTTGAAGTTGGGTAGGAATTTGAGGAGACGGTTCCTTCGGAGCC ACCAAGTGGTGATCCACCTGAAGATGCCCCCAGACCTCTGCTACGCCAACTCCTGCTTCAGCACAAACAAGGAGGACCCCTGCCGGAACGTGAAGGCGGGCCACTTCGAGCAGTGCGCGTACACCTTCCGGAACTACGAGTTTGTGTTGAAGTCCAGCGAGGGCCAG GTCGTGCAGGACCAAGTGGAAGTGCTGCTGGAAAACATCAACCACCCCCTCATCAACCTGGAGAGCGATAAAAACTGGACGATAAATCTCCTCACTGTGGACAGCTCCAACTTTGCCATCAGTCAGGAACACAAAGAAATTTTGCAGAGGGTCTCGAACGACGTGTGCTCCAAAAAGTTCATCCAAAAATTTGTGAACGTTCATGCGGACATCGTCACGTGGATGAACTCCCACCTAGCGGTGGTGCCCACGCCTAAGTTGACGCCCCTCGTGGTGGAG CCAACCGACCAGCACGGGCTGCTGGAGGACCCCCTGCTAGTGCAGCTCAAGCTGCGCTTCCCGGAGACGCACCTCTTCAGCAAGTGCACGGTGGAGCTCAAGACCATCCACAGTTTCGCGTCAGTCACAAGCAGGAGCGAACACCGACTAGACCGCTACAACATGAAGTTGATGTTACCCAACTCAGCATTCAAGCCGGTACATTATGACCAGCACCGATTGTATGTCCAAAAAAAGGCCATCCGAAATAACGACTTAGTAAGGTTCGCACTCAACGTTACCAAATACAACAGTAGAGACTACTGGAGAATCACAATTGGCTGTCTAAATAGTGAGAACAAATACATAAGGGAGGCACAGGCCCTGTTTACATATCccatagaaaataaaaagatgtTCCTAAGTGACCTTTACTTTGGAGAGAAGCTTGCCAACAACACCTACCTGTTTTACCTAAATGTATTTCTGTTCGATGAGAAGGAAGTAGAAATTAAGTTGTCCCTCCAGGATGGCTCCACTCCTTTGGTGGCACGTCCCCCTACTGCAATACAGACAAAGGATAAAACGCACCTAACTGACACATGTGATGCCTATGTCCACACCTCCTGCTACGATTTAGTATACCATGAATGCTCGAAAGAGCACCAGACTATACTGTACAAAATTAACTCCTACAGATCGACGAACAAACACTTCACTGTATTATTCCCACTTGTCATcccagaaggagaaaaaaaattcaccttACAAATAACTGTTGAAACGAAGAAGAATGCGAAACGTGTACAGAAAGATATACACGTGGACATAGATCATATAGTATCTCATAACGGTAAAGCGCCTTGTGTAAATAACCTTATCACAACATTGCGGAAATATCAATCGTATGAGTCCCACTTATTTCTTCTCTTCAGAGCAGTGAATTGCTACCGAGTGTATGAACCCTTCCTGATTAACCATCATAAAAGTGAAGGGTTTCATGCAAAAACGGATTCATCACAGTATGGAGATAAGTTCACCTTCCAGAAAACGTACAGACAGACATTCCCCGTGAATTACGAATCGGTGTCGCAACTCATTTTCGATCATCACCTAATTAGTGTCATCACCATTATCCTAATTGAtgatgcgttttttttaaattcacgcataccaaatggagaaacagaaattgtcaaattttttaaaaaaaaaatcctctcCCTTccttataataaatattacctAGTTAATTACTCCAACCAAAATGTACTCATcagtatgtacacatatgtcgATGTTGAAGAGGTCAAAATTGACATTGTCCAGAAATCTTCAGACATTCAACACGTTGTAGCAGCTTTGGATAAAGCTATCTCCTTTGCTGAATATGTAAAATCGAAGGAGACACACTACATGCATACCGAGTACAGCATTTTATTGCTAACCGATATGGAAGGAATGGACACTGTGAGAGCGGCTACAAGTCAATATgttaaaaacgaaaatgatgtCGAGAAAAATTTTTCGAGGATTTACGTCCTATCCtttgaaaagggggaagactTCTCCAACAATGATATACTTAATGAATCCATTCAGAATGTGcaacatatgtacacatacaatacaaaaaaaacggaccatattttcttcacttccTTTCACAACTACACAGTTGATGAGGAACTCATGGTACACTACGCCAAGGCCGCCCTCCAAGATTATCTCCTCCTGCACACACAGATTTACAAAACGGCGTGGTACTTAATAGGCATATGCAGATACAACGTCGTGAAGAACAGCCCTCCCACTCGAAAACTGCACTTGTTCTACGTTGACAAGAATGTCAAAACTGTCACGTATTCCATTTCGGCTGACGAGGCCAAGAGCGTGCTCGACAACTCCTCCGCCGATTCCTACCAGGACATGTGCAACATTTTCACGCAGCTGCAGTTGCTGGGGCATAGGTAG
- a CDS encoding zinc finger protein (putative), which translates to MRPKYMQPSQGQTEKKKGGSIFIFIVFFILAFIYIGYTGIVLRSWFIPYRSGSFTIAVLFHVFFLLFLLSFIKVKFYNKRERAILPISSYFFLFMPISSYFFLLLPIYAYFFLFLPISSYLCLCASTDPGKVPRNWGFYIGDDVKRRRYCKICNVWKPDRTHHCSACNRCVLNMDHHCPWINNCVGFFNRRFFIQLLFYGLICLFIVAVQTFHYIFIDNANAYIEDGFHDKSSFVALEYTYASIVLFLTFVLIFALVPFTKFHLKLISKNSTTIENMDIYNQDYNMYNVGCEDNAKQVFGNNILCWMCPFHCISNRPAGDGVRWRVSVAHENMI; encoded by the exons atgagaccTAAATACATGCAGCCTTCGCAAggacaaacagaaaaaaagaaaggtgGTTccatattcatatttatcgTGTTCTTCATACTAG CCTTCATATACATAGGGTACACGGGAATCGTCCTGCGGTCTTGGTTCATCCCGTACAGGAGTGGCTCCTTCACAATAGCCGTCTTGTTCcacgtcttttttttgttatttttgctaagttttataaaagtaaaattctACAACAAGAGAGAGAGAGCTA TTCTGCCTATTTCTTCCTACTTCTTCCTATTTATGCCTATTTCTTCCTACTTCTTCCTACTTCTTCCTATTTATGCCTATTTCTTCctatttcttcccatttcttCCTATTTATGCTTA TGCGCCTCGACGGACCCCGGGAAGGTCCCGCGTAACTGGGGCTTCTACATTGGCGACGACGTGAAGAGAAGGCGGTACTGCAAAATATGTAACGTGTGGAAACCGGACCGCACACACCACTGCTCAGCATGTAACAGATGTGTATTGAACATGGACCACCATTGTCCATGGATTAACAACTGTGTGGGTTTTTTCAATCGAAGATTTTTTATAcagcttttattttatggcTTAATTTGTCTCTTCATAGTGGCAGTACAGACGTTCCACTACATTTTCATTGACAATGCAAACGCATATATAGAGGATGGTTTCCACGACAAGTCTTCCTTTGTGGCTCTGGAGTACACGTATGCTTCTATcgtattatttttaaccttCGTTTTAATTTTCGCTTTAGTTCCCTTCACCAAGTTTCACTTGAaattaatttcaaaaaattccacCACGATTGAAAACATGGACATATACAACCAGGACTACAACATGTACAACGTGGGATGCGAGGACAACGCGAAGCAG GTGTTCGGAAACAACATATTGTGCTGGATGTGTCCATTCCACTGCATTTCGAATCGACCTGCAGGGGACGGGGTGCGCTGGAGAGTCAGCGTGGCACATGAGAATATGATCtga
- a CDS encoding cardiolipin synthetase (putative), which translates to MEKSKKRVWLESYIFDDSELAKEVVDSLCNAAKRGCDVILLIDYVGSMKIKNKWVNKLKESNILIVDGAAYCGSMNVSESVLPSGEVGEGEEEAEEEAAEEANEADTEEAANAANAANEASEAGGSASTRGGIMPNRCEHPLASEEHPEAREKMSKGRGKRLQYYDLHIKVKGPAVKDLADVFIDSLRMTKTSFTREPIEEQNRYADEQGNSCFVQVLESNVLSKVRSIQSTFEWVIKNGATKNIHITTSYFIPPGFLRRALFSALNNGVDISFLLSGNSDVVGDVPATYHIVKKFLRRSQRGSGGSGGSGGSGGSGGSGGESSESSQPAQGKANSYPLDNSHPHGNSYLHNLRKRAESRIGDNFLKRQNKGNSEFFFFQKRHCHAKNLMVDSLWCAVGSYNWDRFSSRRNLEVMVSIFDQKICSQFVQEHKSRIRSDSKQVTLAHLVNRNLLQGFFSYCAYHMAKWSGKNILDGLSKDSKKTLLRKAIVNKYLSDNCVEYISLNMMWGA; encoded by the exons ATggaaaagagcaaaaagaGGGTGTGGCTGGAGTCCTACATTTTTGACGACTCTGAGTTAGCCAAGGAGGTGGTGGATAGTCTATGTAATGCAGCAAAGAGAGGATGCGATGTCATTCTTCTTATTGATTATGTAGGaagtatgaaaataaaaaataaatgggtgAACAAACTGAAGGAGAGTAAT ATACTAATAGTAGACGGCGCTGCGTACTGCGGGTCGATGAATGTGTCCGAGAGCGTCCTCCCGAGTGGAGAGGTGggcgagggggaggaagaagcggaggaagaGGCAGCAGAGGAAGCGAACGAAGCGGACACAGAAGAGGCAGCTAACGCAGCTAACGCAGCTAACGAAGCGAGCGAAGCTGGGGGAAGCGCTTCCACCCGGGGGGGAATCATGCCGAACCGGTGCGAGCACCCACTCGCTAGTGAGGAGCACCCCGAAGCGCgcgaaaaaatgagcaaaggAAGAGGCAAACGCCTGCAGTACTACGACCTACACATAAAGGTGAAAGGACCCGCAGTGAAAGATCTGGCAGACGTTTTTATCGACTCACTTAGGATGACCAAGACGTCCTTCACCAGGGAACCAATCGAGGAACAGAACAGATATGCGGACGAACAGGGGAACTCTTGCTTCGTGCAAGTGCTAGAGTCGAATGTGCTGAGCAAAGTTAGGTCCATTCAGTCCACTTTCGAGTGggttattaaaaatggagccacgaaaaatattcacataACGACTAGCTATTTTATCCCCCCCGGTTTTCTCAGGAGAGCTTTGTTTTCTGCCCTGAACAACGGGGTGGACATTTCGTTTCTCCTTTCTGGGAACTCGGACGTCGTGGGAGACGTGCCCGCCACGTATCACATTGTTAAGAAATTTCTCAGGAGGTCCCAGAGGGGGAGCGGCGGGAGTGGCGGGAGTGGCGGGAGTGGCGGGAGTGGCGGGAGTGGCGGCGAGAGTAGCGAGAGCAGCCAACCCGCGCAGGGGAAAGCAAATTCCTATCCCCTTGACAACTCCCACCCGCATGGCAACTCCTACCTGCACAACCTGCGCAAGAGAGCGGAGTCCAGAATAGGAGATAACTTCCTGAAGAGACAAAACAAAGGAAACagcgagttttttttttttcagaagaGACACTGTCATGCGAAAAATCTTATGGTAGATAGTCTATGGTGTGCTGTGGGTTCATACAACTGGGATCGATTTTCTTCAAGACGTAACTTAGAAGTGATGGTCTCCATTTTtgaccaaaaaatatgcagccAGTTTGTGCAGGAACATAAGAGTAGAATAAGGAGTGATTCAAAACAGGTGACCCTCGCGCATCTGGTTAATCGAAACTTGCTTCAGGGATTTTTCAGCTATTGTGCTTACCACATGGCGAAATGGTCAGGAAAGAACATACTCGATGGACTCTCCAAGGACAGTAAGAAAACTCTTCTGAGGAAGGCTATTGTGAATAAGTACCTGTCGGATAACTGTGTAGAGTATATATCCCTCAACATGATGTGGGGCGCGTAG
- a CDS encoding hypothetical protein (putative), which translates to MALPLYLGAKPYPEFGDSDGSDDMEGEDKSLAKEMNSEKRRASKNSRSHKGSSDFVSFLITEIRLFALSRSADLVVKESKALLDCAWLDGVKDGLTNGRAQPEEALNGLTDHTGRGSRSSLSMKNSKKGKSGEGKYNKNQWGKLSSDDGDEYAALRTGVHGKGGAGEANDIKNRCNEFNNEIEKMKERFHRFSDEMKGGSAGGSDDKSGDRSDAGKANGAAAPSVRPRGRHPSQEDFFKFDSEEEPGDSAKGHFADHSAKDHSPKDDFFFQAGRNSPYGSAPSSDDAFAKKSRSDIRKERRDKSHSSKSVQLNTRRKDSSAFYFNFSDESGEKKEEGQSGANQLGANQLGAPDDSAEDHAVTAEMKKPSKEGEAESGAASEAGAGAEPESASHYNQAEVNLLLNELKGKFESEFVDMMIDKLGHKFHLKKKDKEKIFSTFRSNAKREKEQVDSECIKERYNALVKKKEDRQKNKLHEEIKEELKKVKEKSFVERNLNSYIKDNQLLNEYYIKKYSHAGEQLSDKESEEKFPQDTWMNEKKSLGGDEQEEGGALNNSNSVRAESHTSERSHSIVNLQYRDGSHVFAEGGEGSSSDISEGLTEQMGANRNADFHTKEGEQPRERVEQEEKKSDISDFTFMKRSSSGRGGGFGHGGGVWRTGEFSIQGMDPHPPAAELRVLPSNETETDLLPEERKNRKSISKLLLSEEQPKDRNNQTSEAIKTGKHYYQFICPLTPYELFLLSRFHKKGINEELKEFRNKKYLSCEKQLMSAAGGGICRTPLNVAYIKYKITVMKTMLRSSQKYIHEKKFKKGLKICIKNGEYIKNFVSSYCVLRRRDLNRDSSPRSSLRSSHPPSMRSPGEEPPYQYADFYLNVDSAYITMDELKNILKSNVRNIIVCKLFILIKEYKKYKYIENSSLILVLHSVLCRIVTSYTLLKKILKKFILLLFLRGCLSCVESMCSFLFLMYPKERTHPLVAKVYSLCRNSFLIYSTCYKRNKYAMINNYDLNFEQCVEFFSPEWGYYIYTTSNFNIFSSSVKFNGFLKRGTDFSAIRQGGEQQGEEQQGEQQEERQAICGMGNSAGDGFGSGFVSGSVSGFDVGDPLGGAGPHGDAGPSADRTQLPEDDPQSEPTNEGKLATVVDVCIDVDSANKKEPKKNDLYTYLTNYEKKKRSYYIIDDNMRRIEFTRKETNHNLETFLQMGNPNEESSTEQSKREQLDRLMSKVNRDVYLNSSGSSCTNATFLGHCPHCKHAFNSFTRSCKVCQRYVHVCYYLLVHCTYKYHCELCDATYSEKCLEKFSKGFTCFYCGLFFIR; encoded by the exons ATGGCGTTGCCTCTTTACCTGGGGGCCAAACCATACCCTGAGTTTGGAGATTCCGATGGGAGTGACGACATGGAGGGAGAGGACAAGTCGCTCGCAAAAGAAATGAACAGCGAAAAGAGGAGAGCATCCAAGAATAGCAGAAGCCACAAAGGGAGTAGCGACTTTGTATCCTTCCTCATCACAGAAATAAGACTCTTTGCGTTAAGTAGATCCGCCGATTTGGTGGTTAAAGAAAGTAAAGCGCTGTTGGACTGTGCCTGGCTCGATGGTGTCAAGGATGGACTTACAAACGGCAGGGCACAGCCGGAGGAGGCGCTAAACGGATTGACGGACCACACCGGTCGTGGTAGCCGAAGTAGTCTATCAATGAAGAATtcgaagaagggaaaaagtggGGAGGGGAAGTACAATAAGAACCAGTGGGGAAAACTGAGCAGCGATGACGGGGATGAATACGCCGCGCTCCGCACTGGGGTCCACGGGAAAGGAGGAGCGGGAGAAGCGAACGACATCAAGAACAGGTGCAACGAGTTCAACAACGAGATTGAGAAGATGAAGGAGAGGTTCCACAGGTTTAGTGACGAGATGAAGGGGGGGAGCGCCGGAGGGAGTGATGACAAAAGTGGCGACCGGAGTGATGCTGGCAAGGCCAACGGCGCTGCCGCGCCCTCGGTGCGCCCGCGCGGCCGCCACCCCTCACAGGAGGACTTCTTCAAATTCGACTCGGAGGAAGAGCCGGGCGATTCTGCGAAGGGCCATTTTGCGGACCACTCTGCGAAGGACCACTCTCCGAaggatgatttttttttccaagcgGGGAGGAACAGCCCCTACGGCAGCGCGCCCTCCAGTGATGACgcctttgcaaaaaaaagcagaagcgATATAAGAAAGGAGAGGAGAGACAAAAGTCATTCGAGTAAGTCTGTCCAATTGAACACAAGGAGAAAAGACTCCTCcgcgttttattttaacttctCCGATGAAagtggggagaagaaggaggaaggcCAATCGGGCGCCAACCAATTAGGTGCCAACCAATTAGGTGCACCGGATGACAGCGCAGAGGATCACGCAGTAACAGCAGAGATGAAGAAGCCATCCaaggaaggggaagcagaGTCGGGAGCAGCGTCGGAAGCAGGGGCGGGGGCAGAACCCGAATCAGCTAGCCATTACAACCAAGCAGAGGTGAACCTACTGCTGAATGAACTAAAGGGTAAATTTGAAAGCGAATTTGTAGACATGATGATAGACAAGCTGGGTCACAAGTTCcatctgaaaaaaaaagacaaggaaaaaattttctctaCCTTTAGATCAAATGCAAAGAGAGAAAAGGAGCAGGTCGACTCCGAGTGCATCAAAGAAAGGTACAATGcattagtaaaaaaaaaagaggacagacagaaaaacaaactgcatgaagaaataaaggaGGAGTTGAAGAAGGTCAAAGAGAAATCCTTTGTAGAGAGGAACCTAAATAGCTATATTAAGGATAACCAGCTACTGAAcgaatattatataaagaagTACAGTCACGCTGGAGAGCAACTCAGCGATAAGGagagtgaagaaaaatttccgCAAGACACATGgatgaatgaaaagaaaTCTCTTGGAGGGGATGaacaggaggaggggggggcacTGAATAACTCCAATTCGGTTAGGGCAGAATCGCACACCTCGGAAAGGAGTCATTCCATTGTCAACTTGCAGTACCGGGATGGCAGCCACGTCTTCGcagaggggggagaggggagCAGCTCCGACATTAGTGAGGGGCTAACCGAACAGATGGGCGCAAATAGAAATGCAGATTTTCACACAAAGGAGGGGGAACAACCCAGAGAGCGCGTCgagcaggaggagaaaaagtcTGATATCAGTGACTTCACCTTTATGAAGCGAAGCAGCAGCGGGCGTGGCGGGGGCTTCGGGCATGGTGGGGGCGTCTGGCGTACCGGTGAGTTTTCCATCCAGGGTATGGACCCCCACCCCCCAGCAGCAGAACTCCGAGTGCTCCCATCGAACGAGACGGAGACCGACTTGCTACCCgaggagaggaaaaacagAAAGAGCATCTCGAAACTCCTTCTGAGCGAAGAACAACCAAAGGATCGTAACAATCAAACGAGTGAAGCAATAAAAACAGGCAAGCATTACTACCAATTTATTTGCCCACTGACCCCCTATGAATTATTTCTCCTGAGCAGGttccacaaaaaaggaatcaaCGAAGAACTTAAAGaatttagaaataaaaaatacctCTCCTGTGAAAAGCAGCTCATGTCAGCAGCAGGTGGAGGGATCTGTAGAACTCCTCTCAACGTGGCATACATCAAATACAAAATAACAGTGATGAAGACTATGCTCAGGAGTAGCCAAAAATACATTCACGAGAAGAAGTTCAAAAAGGggttaaaaatttgcataaaaaatggagagtacATCAAAAATTTCGTCAGCAGTTACTGCGTATTGAGAAGGAGGGATCTCAATCGGGACTCCTCTCCACGGTCCTCACTGCGCTCTTCGCACCCACCCTCGATGAGATCTCCAGGAGAAGAACCACCCTACCAGTATGCCGACTTCTACCTAAATGTGGACAGTGCATATATCACCATGGATgagttgaaaaatattttaaaatcaaACGTGAGGAATATAATAGTATGtaaactttttattttgatcaaggagtataaaaaatacaaatacatCGAGAACTCATCTCTGATTTTAGTCCTTCACTCTGTCCTCTGTCGGATTGTGACTAGTTATAcattgttgaaaaaaattttgaaaaagtttATCCTGTTGCTCTTTCTGAGAGGTTGTCTCAGTTGCGTAGAATCTATGTGTAGCTTCCTCTTTCTGATGTACCCGAAGGAACGAACACACCCGCTTGTTGCCAAAGTTTATTCGCTCTGTAGGAactcctttttaatatactCTACTTGCTACAAGAGAAATAAGTATGCCATGATTAATAACTACGATTTGAATTTTGAGCAATgtgtggaatttttttctccagaGTGGGGTTACTACATCTACACTACGAGCAATTTTAATATCTTTTCCTCTAGTGTGAAGTTTAATGGGTTTTTGAAAAGGGGCACGGACTTCTCCGCCATACGCCAGGGGGGAGAGCAGCAAGGGGAGGAACAGCAGGGGGAACAGCAGGAGGAGCGACAGGCCATATGCGGCATGGGTAACTCTGCGGGTGACGGCTTCGGTAGCGGCTTCGTTAGCGGCTCCGTTAGCGGCTTCGATGTTGGCGACCCCTTGGGGGGCGCGGGCCCCCATGGAGACGCAGGGCCCAGCGCGGACCGCACCCAGCTGCCGGAGGACGACCCGCAGAGTGAACCCACAAACGAAGGCAAACTCGCAACAGTAGTAGATGTGTGCATAGATGTAGACAGTGccaacaaaaaggaacccAAGAAAAACGATTTATACACCTACCTGACCaactatgaaaaaaaaaaaaggagttactACATCATTGATGATAATATGAGGCGCATCGAGTTCACTAGGAAAGAAACGAACCACAACCTGGAGACCtttctccaaatggggaaccCTAATGAGGAGAGCTCAACCGAACAGAGCAAGCGGGAGCAGTTGGATCGACTTATGAGCAAAGTGAACCGTGACGTGTATCTAAACTCTTCCGGCTCCTCCTGCACGAATGCCACCTTTTTGGGCCACTGCCCCCACTGCAAGCATGCTTTTAACTCCTTCACTCGGTCGTGCAAGGTGTGCCAGCGGTACGTCCACGTGTGCTACTACCTGCTCGTCCACTGTACGTACAAGTACCACTGCGAGTTGTGTGACGCGACTTACTCGGAGAAG TGCCTGGAAAAGTTCTCTAAGGGATTCACCTGCTTTTACTGTGGGTTGTTTTTCATCCGGAA